From one Streptomyces spiramyceticus genomic stretch:
- the rapZ gene encoding RNase adapter RapZ — MTEHDGDGAHVSTGTTGEPPEIGDTAHNGDTGHNGEAGHNGEATEPAIPELVIISGMSGAGRSTAAKCLEDLGWFVVDNLPPALIPTMVELGARSQGNVARIAVVVDVRGRRFFDNLRESLADLDAKEVTRRIVFLESSDDALVRRFESVRRPHPLQGDGRITDGIAAERDLLRELRGDADLVIDTSSLNVHELRAKMDAQFAGDDEPQLRATVMSFGYKYGLPVDADLVVDCRFLPNPHWVPELRPFTGLNEEVSGYVFNQPGAKEFLDQYTELLQLIASGYRREGKRYVTIAVGCTGGKHRSVAMSEKLAARLSSEGVETVIVHRDMGRE, encoded by the coding sequence ATGACTGAGCACGACGGAGACGGAGCACACGTGAGTACGGGCACGACCGGGGAGCCCCCAGAGATCGGTGACACCGCACACAACGGGGACACCGGGCACAACGGTGAGGCCGGACACAACGGTGAGGCGACCGAGCCGGCCATCCCCGAGCTGGTGATCATCTCCGGCATGTCGGGAGCGGGCCGCAGCACCGCCGCCAAGTGCCTGGAGGACCTCGGCTGGTTCGTCGTCGACAACCTGCCGCCCGCCCTGATCCCCACCATGGTGGAACTCGGCGCCCGCTCGCAGGGCAATGTCGCCCGTATCGCCGTGGTCGTGGACGTACGCGGCAGACGGTTCTTCGACAACCTCCGCGAGTCCCTGGCCGACCTGGACGCCAAGGAGGTCACCCGGCGCATCGTCTTCCTGGAGTCCTCGGACGACGCCCTGGTACGCCGTTTCGAATCCGTACGCCGCCCCCACCCGCTCCAGGGCGACGGCCGGATCACCGACGGCATCGCGGCCGAACGCGACCTGCTGCGCGAGCTGCGCGGTGACGCCGACCTGGTCATCGACACATCCAGCCTCAACGTCCACGAGCTGCGCGCCAAGATGGACGCCCAGTTCGCGGGCGACGACGAGCCGCAGCTGCGCGCCACCGTCATGTCGTTCGGCTACAAGTACGGCCTGCCGGTCGACGCCGACCTCGTCGTCGACTGCCGCTTCCTGCCGAACCCCCACTGGGTCCCGGAGCTGCGCCCCTTCACCGGCCTCAACGAAGAGGTCTCCGGGTACGTCTTCAACCAGCCGGGTGCCAAGGAGTTCCTCGACCAGTACACCGAGCTGCTCCAGCTCATCGCGTCCGGCTACCGCCGCGAGGGCAAGCGTTACGTCACCATCGCCGTCGGCTGTACGGGCGGCAAGCACCGCAGTGTGGCCATGTCGGAGAAGCTGGCCGCCCGCCTCTCCTCCGAAGGCGTCGAGACCGTCATCGTCCACCGGGACATGGGGCGCGAGTGA